A region of Bradyrhizobium sp. SZCCHNS1050 DNA encodes the following proteins:
- a CDS encoding glycosyltransferase family 4 protein, with translation MQAEPFSAADLDVIVPNLHRRYSGVTATNRMVAPKLARLVRAAWLGSYAPEGIARMRASDLFKLWGRRRPLIWHARRNDEMIVGVIMRALGWPLKLVFTSAAQRHHSWITRWLIRRMDAIIATSDISASYLKREATVVTHGVDTDVYSPPADRAAAFAESGLPGKYAIGCFGRVRAQKGSDVFVAAMCRLLPRFPDFSAVLVGAVTPEQMPFASELKKQIAAAGLEQRIVITGELDIADVQRWYQRLTIYAFTSRNEGFGLTLIEAMAAGAALVAARAGAAEIVVEDGVTGVLVPPGDVDALVAALEPLMRDPDAAQTMGARARTRVVEKFSLEAEADKIAAVYRRLV, from the coding sequence GTGCAAGCCGAGCCGTTTTCCGCCGCAGATCTCGACGTGATCGTGCCCAACCTGCACCGGCGCTATTCCGGCGTGACGGCGACCAACCGGATGGTGGCGCCGAAGCTGGCGAGGCTGGTGCGCGCGGCGTGGCTCGGCTCCTACGCGCCCGAAGGGATCGCGCGGATGCGCGCGAGCGATCTGTTCAAATTGTGGGGCCGGCGGCGGCCGCTGATCTGGCATGCCCGTCGCAACGACGAGATGATCGTCGGCGTGATCATGCGGGCGCTCGGCTGGCCGTTGAAGCTGGTGTTCACCTCGGCCGCGCAGCGCCATCACAGCTGGATCACGCGCTGGCTGATCCGCCGCATGGACGCGATCATCGCGACCAGCGACATCTCGGCGTCCTATCTGAAGCGCGAAGCGACGGTGGTGACGCATGGCGTCGACACCGACGTGTATTCCCCGCCGGCGGATCGCGCCGCGGCCTTCGCCGAGAGCGGACTGCCGGGCAAATATGCCATCGGCTGCTTCGGCCGCGTCCGCGCGCAGAAGGGCAGCGACGTGTTCGTCGCGGCGATGTGCCGGCTGCTGCCGCGTTTTCCGGATTTTTCCGCGGTGCTGGTCGGCGCCGTGACGCCGGAGCAGATGCCGTTCGCGAGCGAGCTGAAGAAGCAGATCGCCGCCGCGGGCCTGGAGCAGCGCATCGTCATCACCGGCGAGCTCGACATCGCCGACGTGCAGCGCTGGTACCAGCGTCTCACGATCTACGCCTTCACCTCGCGCAACGAAGGTTTTGGTCTCACGCTGATCGAGGCGATGGCGGCAGGAGCGGCGCTGGTCGCGGCGCGCGCCGGCGCGGCGGAGATCGTGGTTGAGGATGGCGTCACAGGCGTGCTGGTCCCGCCCGGCGACGTCGATGCGCTGGTCGCAGCGCTCGAGCCATTGATGCGGGATCCGGATGCCGCACAGACGATGGGCGCGCGGGCCCGGACGCGCGTGGTGGAGAAATTCAGCCTCGAGGCCGAGGCCGACAAGATCGCAGCCGTCTATCGCCGGCTGGTCTGA
- the galE gene encoding UDP-glucose 4-epimerase GalE, whose amino-acid sequence MTVLVTGGAGYIGSHMVLALAEAGESVVVIDNLSSGFSAFVPDGVPLFIGDAGDENLVDGVIGQHGVDSIIHLAGSVVVPESMRDPLLYYRNNTMTTRSLLNAAVKRGVSRFVFSSTAAVYGNPDEVPVPESAPTRPTSPYGTSKLMAEIILHDVASAHDLNYVVLRYFNVAGADPFGRAGLATVGATHLMKIAMEVATGQRAKIDVYGTDYPTPDGTCIRDFIHVCDLAQVHRSALAYLRAGGSSVTLNCGYGRGYSVLETIEAVRRVSGRAIPVQYAPRRPGDIMSMVADTSRLKALLDWTPIYDDLETIAAHALAWEEKLFLERHSGVLQRASA is encoded by the coding sequence ATGACCGTGCTCGTGACCGGCGGCGCCGGCTATATCGGCAGCCACATGGTGCTCGCGCTGGCGGAAGCTGGCGAAAGCGTCGTGGTGATCGACAACCTTTCGAGCGGCTTTTCCGCCTTCGTGCCCGACGGCGTGCCGCTGTTCATCGGCGATGCCGGCGATGAAAATCTCGTCGACGGCGTCATCGGCCAGCACGGCGTCGACAGCATCATCCATCTGGCGGGCTCGGTCGTGGTGCCGGAATCGATGCGCGATCCGCTGCTCTACTACCGCAACAACACCATGACCACGCGCAGCCTGTTGAATGCGGCGGTCAAGCGCGGCGTCAGCCGCTTCGTGTTCTCCTCGACCGCGGCCGTCTACGGCAATCCGGACGAGGTGCCAGTGCCCGAGAGCGCGCCGACCCGTCCGACCTCGCCCTACGGCACCTCGAAGCTGATGGCCGAGATCATACTGCACGACGTGGCCTCGGCACATGACCTCAACTACGTGGTGCTGCGCTACTTCAACGTCGCCGGCGCCGATCCGTTCGGACGAGCCGGGCTTGCCACCGTCGGGGCGACGCACCTGATGAAGATCGCGATGGAGGTCGCCACCGGCCAGCGCGCCAAGATCGACGTCTACGGCACGGATTATCCGACCCCCGACGGCACCTGCATCCGCGATTTCATCCATGTCTGCGATCTCGCCCAGGTGCACCGCTCCGCGCTGGCCTATCTGCGCGCCGGCGGCAGCTCGGTCACGCTGAATTGTGGGTACGGCCGCGGCTATTCCGTGCTCGAGACCATCGAGGCCGTCCGGCGCGTCTCCGGCCGCGCCATTCCCGTCCAATACGCACCGCGGCGCCCCGGCGACATCATGAGCATGGTCGCCGACACCAGCCGTCTGAAGGCGCTGCTCGACTGGACGCCGATCTATGACGATCTGGAAACGATCGCCGCCCATGCGCTGGCCTGGGAGGAGAAACTGTTCCTGGAACGCCACAGCGGCGTGCTGCAGCGGGCCTCGGCCTAG